The stretch of DNA AGGCAATTTCTCTTTCTAATATTTATTAATCCTTcaaagaaaatagcaaagAAGGTTGCAAAGTAAGTTATGTCTTTACATGCcatcaattaaaaaattaataatggTAGGGGGACTGTTGTTGGAATCCATGGTTGTATTATTTACTTTTACGAGATGTACTTTTTACGAGATGTACTTTCTAATTCTTTACTTCTGCCTTGTAAAGTTAATAAAGTATTTGTATCAGCACCACAGGGAGTCTGATGTAATTTTTAggattcatattttttttttttttttgctttttttaattagaGTTTTGTCGGGGTTGAAGTATTTACCTGgatctttttttcttgggggtaggggtgggAGGGGAGAAACATATTGTACAGGGCGTGAAAAATACTTTTCTGTAAAAGTATTAAGCAGAAGATAATACATAGTTCAACTCACAAAGATACTGCTGACGGGGCATGGTAAGCAATCGTGGCGTTTTATACGCTgatatgtttatttatttgatacccatgaggcATTGCGGGTGGATATATTGATTCTCCTCCGAGTTCAACCTTGATACAAGATCACAGGTAGCCTAGGCTCACGGCGAGTGTAAAAGGTCTATTtcagagtttgtatgagcgatCTGAGCTCGTTCAAATCATTTGATGATATCACTGGTCGGTTTCTTAAATCCCTCAAAAAATGTAATCGCGAGCAAGGCCGAAAGTCTCTAGATCCTCGGTCATACCGCCAATACCGTATTCCTAGTTTCCTTTTGCAGCCCTTTAGCAGCCATCAAATTTGGCGGTGGCAAAGTAAGGGACTTACCACTTTTGGGCCTATACTTGAAAAGTGGATCATTGATCGTTTGTCCTTCGTTGGGACCACTGTTGTAAAAGCGGAAGTTGAAATCAAGACtcctggattttttttttcttatatctCATTTCTCtttagtctgcttagcagcaGTGGATTAAGAGTTGTAATTTGGAGATTAAAAGCGAGTGTGGTTTGAGAGTTGTTTTGAAGATGAAAAGCGAGTGTGATTTAAGAGTTGTAATTTGGAGATGAAAAGCGAGTGTAATTTGGGAGTAGAATTTTGAAGATGAAAAACGAGCTTGGTTTGTGTGTTGTAATTTGAAGTTAAAAAGCGCCAAAGCGAGAGCAATAGAGAAGTTGAAAAGCAAAAGCGTTGAGTGACTTGCGAGAATGACTTACGAGCTCAAAAGCGAGAGCGCAATTTTAtgttgactaaaaaatagaaCGACTTGggagtttgtttttgtttttcaagttGTAGTCCGATATTGGAGAGCGATTTCAAAGTAAGAATTCGTAATAACTGATTGCAATTTGTTGCCATATATCAGTGCCCCTCTTTGAGAAATATACTGGTTCTGCCCCTCTTGACAAGGGATTTACATTGTGGGAGTTAAATGATGCTCATTGCGGCCATTATATGCCAAAGTCACAACTACAAAGTGcttcaaaaattatatttcCTGTACTAACGTCCGCTggaaagaatccatttccatggAGACAGAGATTAGAGGGCAATTATTTTCACATCCTCGCGGATCCAGGGCGTCGACGTCACAGGCGCGAGAACGAGTCGGAACAAGGCCGGCGAAGGGGGAGGGTTAACTCTTAATTTTAATTCCTTCCTTGGACTGtttcatatttttaaaatatcgcaTATTTTTGGAGGCTGTTTTAGAAAAAGCATCCCTCCCTAAAAAAACGGGCCCATCGGTATGTTTAAAAACTTTATTTCAGTGTATAACATCAAACAACTCTATTGGTCTCCTTAATAAGGTTAACATTTGCTGCCAAAATTTCGCTATTAAGACAACAAGAGACCAGTTTGCAGAGTTTCTACCTTTTATCGTTAAACTTaatgtgttttcttttttcgtttACTTTGCGTTAGATCCTTAAAATTAAGCGCGCAAACGCTAAAGTGATGTGGCGCTTCCTTATCGCCATGCTGTTGGAGTCAAACGTAAAAATTGTTGTAGCATAAACTATAGAAGAATTTCTGCGTAAGATTAAATTCGAGGGCAATTATTTCCACATCCTCGGGAACCCAGGGCGTCGACGTCACAGGCGCGAGAGCGAGTCGGGACAAGGccggcggggggggggggggaggggtgggtggcgGGGGAGAAGACCACTCCCCTTCCGCCGCCTTATTGTCGCAACTCGTCACGCTGACCTTGGCGCCCTGTGTACCCGAGGATGTTATTTCAACTACAGCCTTAATATTCGAAATAACGATAATACGAAAAactaaatcaacacaaggttgaaaaagtatacgcctctgtgaaacagagtagttgcgctgacgtttcgagcctTAGCCGTTCgtcagagcaaaaaaaaaaacgcaaacGTCACAGAGGCGTTCTACATCTACATTGGGGGGGGGCTTGCACAGGGGGTACCCATTAGGCAATAAATACGCTCAACATACTTTtgcaaccttgtgttgatttatagcttCTCTACCctagcttgtctgtagtcgtTCTAGCTATACGAATAACTGTAGTTTATATAAGAGTATAACATTTGTGTCTATTGCTATAGGGTCCTCTAAAACGCTTTGCGAAGGCACTTGGACGTATGCAAAAGAAGTTTGAACGCGCCCAATCAGAGCCTACATTGTAACATCTGCAGTACTATGAAAAATTAGTCACAAGTTTACAAGTGAGAACAGAGTGACTGCACATCCATTGCTTGTCTCTTGTATAATACAGTATCACCGCTCTTTATTATAGAAGTGAAACCAGCCTGGGCTGGGTATAGGAGAAATCATAAAGGCCAAATTCCACCGAAGGTAAGTATGTAAAGAGATCAAGTTCATATCAACAAGTATTTGGGACCATGTTTGGAATCTAGTTGCCTTATTTCTTACAATAGTTAGCCTTAGTGATCTTGTAAATCCTAGCGACGGCTGGAAATTGAGCCTATCCATGTATAGACAGAGCTCGACATTTTCTAATATGACATTTGCAgcttttattcttatttttggcACAATAAGATTCCTTATTCAGTATCCGGTTCAGTTATTTGAAATCTAGTGGCTTTATGTATTTGTAATCTAGTATAAATAGTAAAGAACTCAAGCATTATTTACAGTCTTTTGTCATAGTTGACCAGTTACATGATTCAGCTCTGCGGTGTCATTTAGTGCTTGTTTCTTTTGTATTCTCTGTGCAGTCTTGGACTGTTACAATATGTGGTTTTTAAgtcataaatattttatttttcagagaACAAGACTGCGTTGTACAACAGTAAGTTTTTAAGCAGATTATATCAGGAGGTAGGATGAAGTAAAGGAAACTAGACAGGCCTTCCAGAATTACTCACTGATGCATAATTTCCTTCTCAGTTCATATTTTGGGTAAAAcacataattaaaaaaaaaacactaatggAAGGTTAGTTTCTTCATACATCTATCTTTACACAAATGTTGATGTCTAACTTTCCAtgatttttttgccaaaatatgAGGAAAACACAAAATTGTTGAGATTTGAAAACTACTAGTTATTCAAAGCGAAAGTTTTGCAAACTGGgcgggggggactggggggtttcatagaaacgagtgggaggcgcggatcgcccctccgggcctcccagccccgtcttaggcttgggaggcgcgaatccccCCTCCGACCCCCACGCGCTTCTTCTCCACATTCATTTGATCGAAGAGATGCACCGCCTTGCGCATTTCTGTAGTTTCAATCGTACCCTGTGCGGCGGTGCTTGAATTGCTCCCAATCCCCCAGTTTGGTCGTTCAATCATGCTTGTTTTCATGACTTCGAACTTCTCTCGGGATTCCTCTGCTAAGGCAGCAATGATAGGGCGATGCCATTGAGGGGTTCGAACGAATACGGCGATGAGTACTATCATGTATTTCTTTTATCGAACGCTCGATCATCGGCCACAGGTCTACGATTTCATGGCAGTCCTTGTTTGCCACAGAAGCCTCCTGTTTCCGAaatactgcaaggtgcacctccaacggctccgtaagggcagccccctccccgtgccgtgcaggatctgcggcatagggactcagtcggagacgccgttgtgccgcccctgcggagcgaatcgtgaagggcagaggatgcgtggcgtcgagaggcgcgctcggggatggttcgcactcgtcctgtctgacatcgcagcccgcggtacgggcaattagagactgggtggcacaaggcatacccaaacgctcgtcctgtctgacatcgcggcccgcgatacgggcggttagagactgggtggcacaaggcatacccaaacgctcgtcctgtctgacatcgcggcccgcgatacgggcggttagagactgggtggcacaagtcatacccaaacactcgtcccgccggttgtgatacgggcagttagagactgggtggcacaaggtgtgcccaaacatggacgcttacataCAGGAGgttctatggaggctgagcccttgggaagtttggcgtgcagagcggtcactccctggtagccacctctggcgtagtatataggacgaaggaacgcatcgagttcttcgtcggacatgcgcttcgccgccattacgTGTCGGCAATAATGTATCGCGATGCATTGCGAcaggtgtatcagtctccaacaggcggttgccgTCTGCTCGGGCAGTGCCGAGGTGGTCTTTCTGAGGCCGGTCTGCAATCatctgcaatcatcttatacgtatacgtatacgtatacgcgcacgtatacgcatgcgcgcagcatggaaataggccgcctagatgcagcgccggaacggcagctacatcacagcaagcggctagctgtgtagccgatggaaagagcgccggcgccaactcggcgtttttctgcgttttgctggggatgtagtagtcggacagctcaggagcccgcatcgactccagggattgcTTTGGCCGGGcctggttgtagagtttgagcgcggCCCTGCGGGCGGAGTCACGCCGTCGGTACCTTCGGTAGCAACTGGATCGGTAGCCCGCTGGTTAACAGCTGGCgtacgagtgaacgcggcGGCTAGCTCCCtctacgtgtgtagaggccgatcaatgacactagaagaccagcgaccccgataaccgagctagccgaccggcagagttgctttccgggactggtgtgtgtatgcctacggcgcgcgcgcgcaagccctcgcgtccctgcggCTCGCTACCGACCGGCGACCCAACGTGTTGCACCACACGAAGTGTCTCTTTCCTCGCTCTGTTAAGTCGGTTCCACtctgccaagcgccttccagcTTCGACTCgcccagggtgtttaggtcgattcgcgggtggttcggggctTGTGATTCTCTCCGCGTACGGagaaggcgtacgtgcaggttcatgAGCAGCTTGTTCCgcagcttgtttgtcaggttccgcGAGATgctgggcactagtacttccttgaggttcctccatttgtgatgcaactacttggttgctgaagaagtggcaagctttcaaatgaacatctgctctgggatggcagactcgccactgtgcgtttgcgggcaaaccactggtgagtccgcgactgctaagtcgtgttgacaccgcgtgtcagcgcttgccgttccggcggtgttcacttgacgtgctacgtgtaacgccccgacggctaaagcGCAGTGATTTTGAGAGGCAAGTTCTTTAATttcatctcccatacatctcttctataattacatctcccatacatctcttctataattacatctcccatacatctcttctataattacatctcccatacatctcttctataattacatctcccatacatctcttctttaattacatctcccatacatctcttctataattacatcctccatacatctcttctataattacatctcccatacacctcttctataattacatctcccatacatctcttctataattacatctcccatacatctcttctttaattacatctcccatacatctcttctttaattacatctcccatgcatctcttctataattacatctcccatacaccTCTTCTATAATTTCAGTTTAAAGGGCCCTACCCCTGGGAGTTCCACGGCACCATTATTATTCCCTCATTTTTCGAAAGAATTGGTATCTTTGCAATACAAATGGTTTTAGTTTACCTATTCTATGTGAGTTGCACATGTAGGAAATGAATGGAGGAGATCGCCATTTATTGGACCATGGTACGTATTTCCGGTCAAAATTCCCCGTGTCCTTTAGGGGAATACCCCAATTGTCACGTGACTAAGAAAACGCTTTTCATTTCGGCGCTTGTGGTGCTTGGTCCGAGAACTCGACTCTTCGTCCTTTAGCGAGGATATTTGCATCAAAAGCCTGCCGTAGTATCGTACCTAAGTCTGCTTTACGAGAAAATAGTGGATCAAGCCTTATACGTGGAATGGATTGTGTGAATCGGAGTATCTCTTCGTCTGAAGTCAGTGATAGTCCAAGAAAGGCGGAGGAGTTGATCAAAACCCTTCCGGTAAGTTGTCATTACCATAAGCTATAAGAAAACTACCTAGAAACAGGAACGGTAGGTTCCTTTGCATTTCTAATGTCAGGGATAAAGCGAATGTGCCCTAACCAatcaaaatggcgggaaaCTGAGTGAAGGGTTTGAGGGGATAGTGGGATCTCTACCATTCTGTTGCCCTATGTTGTCATTGGCACACGCTGCAAAAGTTTAGTTCAAAGTTGAAAATTTATCTAAAATTCGTAATTTTACGACTAGGCATCAAATACGACGTAATGAGTGTTTATTCGACATGTGCCAATAACAACATTACGATGGTATGCCTGTGGTGGGATCTAGGCTTTATTGATTCAGTATCAGTGAATCCAACGAAAATGACTCACATTTGtgtaaaataagaaataaactAGAAATTCTCGTGGAGAAGTGAAGTGCTTGAGCTCATAGATTAGTTGGTCATTCAATTGCAAGGGTTAAATCTATATTCTTTTAGATTTGTGTAGGGCAGTAAGCACATTTTCCATAAGCCAGATTTATGCCAGACCCCCTTTACTTTGCAGCCACTGTCTTGGCTGATCACTAACCGTTTGTTTCATGGtttctctgtttgttttataagagaaatagaacaaaaacaaattgcttgaagtcttattttattaaacagaAGAAATTATTCAATTGAAGGTATTGTATGTCTAGACGAAAGGGGAAGTCTAAGTCTGATAACCATGACAACAAACAATCCGATTAGCTTGGAGgggatgtgcagtcatagatattatGGACAGTAAGTCCCGTGTGCCCACCCTGAGCTGCATGCTATACCCAGTAAGCTATTTAGGTCTAAGTGGTGGTAGCTACTGAAAAGATTTCTGCTCATGTATATCAACATATAGCGAAATATACAGAATTTATGTTCTCCTGTGGCTTGTTGCACAGGAAATCGACACAATGACCTATATTAGTGTTTTAACATCTTAACATTCAAATTGTGCAAAATGTCTCCTGTGTAACACCATTAGgtattttatttgtaaatacaaatacaaatgtGTGTAATTTTCTTGGTTTCGCTGAAAAAGTATTATAGCTTCATTTCAATTAATATCAAGTATCAACGAGTAAAGTGCATCCGTTTGCCATACAGAAAGCTCCTTGCTCAATTTCATGCTGGTCTTGCTtgtgtaaataaaaataggacATTaacaaatgttatttttttattactttttattacaagtatcGTTTTTTCACGAAgaaaattttttaaaaatgctaaaaagcgggagattggTGCCTTCAAAGGGCGGGGTGCTGTAAAAAAGGCTCTTTTAGGGAGGGAGGGGCTCAGATTTGTCCCTGACTGGAATCCTGGGGGTTtttagggggagagggggggttctgaaattttaaggtgaGTCAAAATCTTCTCTACCCACCCGTCAGGgaatttaatgaacactccctatgATAGGTCCATATAGCAGGAGGGGTTGTTTTCTGGGTATAATACTTATTCATATTATTTTGCCTAGGGGTCAGACCCAAGTAAGACCATCAATGTGGCCGTCTCGTCAAGAGCCCTGTTTGACCTGGATGAAGAAAATGATCTGTTTGAAAAGAAGGGTTTAGAGGATTATATAGCCTTGCAAGTCCGTAGAGAAGACAACATGCTAAAGCCTGGTTCAGCATTCCCATTTATTAAGGTGAATTCTGCTTCTTCAATTACGACAATCTAATCAACTTTTATAAGCAAGAaagatataaaataatattacaGTCGAAGCTATCCAAGCGACCAGCCCCGTTAACGACCACGATCATGAATCACCGATtaaattgtcacacaaactctgtaattctgAACTCTTGTAAGTGACCAACTTATCAGTGCGACAAGCCctgttaacgaccacaatttcaaaccaccaactgagattttcttttatttttaagctctcTAAAGTGACTACAATGAAATTTGGctttacaacatcagtcaacaaCATCATATCTAATGAatgctgaaatcacatataaagCAGAAATGTTGTAATGTTTCACAAACGCTGCCTTTCCAATAGGCAACCATTAAAGAATTTCATAATTAAAATCTTCTAACTTGgggattgacatttctttgtctccagaaaaCGTATAAATGCAAGACATCTCTAGTCCATAGCCAGCTCCACGATTTATCCTCTCATGATGAGTTAAATACCTTGTTTTGGGAACATTTTGCCAACATGATTCCATGTATTTATGAGTCAGTTATTTCAAGTTTGTTTTGCTCACAGTTACAGTTATTAGTGATTGTAaaaatatttggaaaaaatataaatctgTAGAATCATGGTTGTGTGCCGTTGAAATGCACCTTCTTTGTAGATGTTTTCGgcaatattttctcattaaaatcaagcaataaaccaaaatattacagcATTGTTATTATCACGATAGCTCTTATATTACATTTTAAGCTCCCGTAAGCaaccaacacctattgttcaagtttttggtTCCCAGTGGTTgcttatgagagcaagctctcgtaaaagaccagcccgttaacgaccacaattttcagttcccaaggtggtcgccTACGAGAGCGTAAACAGTATATACCTCACAATAAAAACCAGCAAGTAAGAACCTAGAGTTATTTTACGTAAGATAAGATTATTACTGTCAATTTAGGCAAGTTGGTTTTAGTTGTTGGTTCTAACATGTTGTGTTCAGGtgcatacacaggggggtgcgcgcacccctcccctggtgGTCAAAAAGTGgatgggtcatttcttataggaatctttaaatcctttttcaatatgatacctatgactgcgcacccccctcagccaatcctgggtatgcgCCTGGTGTTGATTGTACAAATGGAAGTCCTGTTGGTCTCACAgatctctgattggttgcaGGCCCTTGAGAATGTAAACCGGAAACTTCGAGAGAAAGACCCAAAGGAGCAAGAGATTTTTAGTATTGTTCTGATGTCCCATAACAATGCTCAAGTCGGAATAAGGCTGCAGAAATCAATTGATCACAATGGTAACTGTCAAATAAAGTGACGCTTGCTATATGATCACATGTGGTTTAATGCTAAGAGGGTGATTCCTAGTGATttattcttgttttgtttgtgtttaggTCTCATGATATCCAGGATGGCTCTTACAGGTGGCAAAAGCCCTGTGAAATATCTTGAAGCTTTTAACATCACATTATTTCTCACTTCATATAAAGAGGAAGTGACTGATGCCATACAGCAGGGTAGTGTGAAATTTCAGAatttttagggggagggggtgggggatacCCTCATTAGATGGCTCGCAAGCTATAGCAGTTAAATGGCTTTCCTGCTATcatttagccaatcagaagacGTTCGCCATTCAGAAAGCAAACAATTTAGATCTCGCATGTGTGTTCTATAAATGGCGCTACACAGGGGATTATTATTATCACCTAGGACACCAAATTAGCGACTTGGAAGTGCTGATTTGAGCAAGAAAAGAGTTGTTTCAACGCGTATTTCGCTGTTAAAAGCTGACTGCTACtcagtaccctgggtaccagagcctctcACGgtattttggctgagcgtcactggaggagagaagtctggaggctctggtacccagggtcgCTCCTCAGGCATCCCAGACAAAAATCTGAAGCTATCAACTTTTGAATACTCTCCTGCAAAAGGGTTGACGTCATATATGCTTCTGTGTTTGAAAAGCTGCCAAAAACTCTGCAATTGTCTAGCATTATTTATTGATGGTTATGTCCGTGTGTTGATAAGGATAGATATTATGGTGATGATCAATGTTGACAGGGATTATTTTAGTAATGATGTAATACTAAAGATAGAACATTAGTCAATTATTCCGCCTTTTTACTCTTCTACCCATTACAAGCTAATGTGTTGGAAGTAGCCTGCAATGCAGTCGTTTTCCCGGTGTTTTTATAGCCGAATCGCTCGATGCCGGTTTTTCGCTATAAACACCGAGTAAACCTGCATTTTCAGGCTGGTGGAAGAGATTTTCTTcttttgcaaataaaccgttgAATTTCAAATTaaagcaataacaaaggatTGGTTTATGGACAttcttttatttcattcaACTACAGGGTTCCCAGCTGCTCATATGTCAACCCAAACTATAAGATCTCCAAGCGAGACACAGCTCCGTGTGGCGTTTGATCTTGACGCTGTTCTCTTTTCTGACGAATCTGAGAAAATCTACAAGGAGAAGGGCTTGCAAGGGTTCCTAGAAAACGAGATAGAACACAGGGATATCCCCCTTTCCGAGGTAGGATATCAAGATAGAACACAGGGATATCCCCCTTTCCGATGTAGGATAACAAGATAGAACATAGGGATATCCCCCTTTCCGAGGTAGGATAACAAGATAGAACACAGGAATATCCCCTTTTCCAATGCAGGATAACAAGATAGAACACAGGGATATCCCCCTTTCCGAGGTAGGATAACAAGATAGAACACAGGGATATCCCCCTTTCCGAGGTAGGACACTGGACGAAATAAAGAATTTAAGTGCATTTAAGACATATCCGAAATGTACCTTAAATTTACTACTGTCTATATGTTGCATTTAAAGGCCacacttaaagtcagtagatATTGGTTGTTAACTTAAATTCCTTTAAATGTAGTATTGACTTTAAGTAACTTTCTTTGCCTTTATCGAAAACTTATACTCTTTAGGAGATTTAAGTGTCTTTCATTAGTTCTAAATTTCATCATATTCGTTGGACTTATATTTTCCGTACTTTAGAAGTTAATTTAGTTTCTAAACATAATATTTTTTGGCTAATATCAGGAAACGTTTTATGAAACGCATATAAATAGCTTTAAGCATATTCGGGTTCTTGTTTAACCAAGTGATTTGTATTTTGGCAGAAAGAAAAAGCGATGAAAAATTGATATTCGCATTATTTTAGGATTACTTTGCCTTTAGCAGTAATAATAACAGCTTCACCGGCGAAGAGGAAGTCAGTCATATGCGAGAGGAAGTGACGCGCAAGCGTATATATTGTTTCCCTTCACGTGACTACCACGGCGGGCTATTCGCATAGCGTGTTTAGAAGTGTGATTTTGGTTCATCTAACTTCTCTATAAATCCACGCCAAAAGATGCGCTATTTCTTTCAATGACATCAAATCGAATGGCAAAGCCTACCAATGAAAAAATGTTGACCACATAACCTTCAAGTTTGGAGGGAAAACAGAGCTTTAAATGCGGAAAATCAGCGACTGCGTGCGTGAGGTGAGAATTCAACAGTGAAGACAGAACTCGCTGAAATTTTCGCCGAAAGGGAGCCCCAGAGACTTTCAGGTAAGCCTAACTGATCGGAACCAGTTCTTGTTTATTCTTTTcttgattattttttgtctttaaggGCAACCTTCCGAGTTTAGGCGATCTTTTTCCTCATTGAGTAGTGTCTATCATTCGATCCGAATCAGCGTTCCGCCGTACGCTAAAGAGCCTTCGGTTCTATCTTATCTGGCCAGCGGAGAAATCTTAAATTCTTCACATGAAGCGCTTGTTTTTTGAATTGTATTTTAtacaaataaatgttttttttaagattatgCTCGGTTGTTATTGAGCTAGTACATTGCTTGGCATCTCTTTATTTTTCTGGTAATCATTAAGAATAATTAATCACAGAACAATGCTAATATTGTCAGCCTAGATTTCAAATACCAAATCAATTGTTGTTAtaattattgttgttttttcctgAGATAATGCtatcccagaaaaaaaaaaagcacaacAAATGCAACCAGATATAGAATGATGATTTTCAATGGTAAGAAAACAACCTTTTTACATTTTCAGCGGAAAATCCCTAAGAAatgttgcattttttattgtgtCTTTTTACTATAAGTTTTAGTTGTCCAGTATTTTATACTTTGGTTCGAAAAAAGGATGACACTTAATTCAAAGTCAGTCAACATAATCAATATAAGCAATCAAtatcaggggtttcattagaaGGCAGGTACCGGCAGTTAACCGCCGCCGTCAACTTAAAACGCTGATCTCAGATCTAATAAAGTTTGCAAAGGAAGCATGATTCGTGATAAAATACCATTTGACATTATGCTATTGTCACTATCATCTattcttgattttgatttcattAAG from Nematostella vectensis chromosome 8, jaNemVect1.1, whole genome shotgun sequence encodes:
- the LOC5516194 gene encoding cytosolic 5'-nucleotidase 1A, with protein sequence MDCVNRSISSSEVSDSPRKAEELIKTLPGSDPSKTINVAVSSRALFDLDEENDLFEKKGLEDYIALQVRREDNMLKPGSAFPFIKALENVNRKLREKDPKEQEIFSIVLMSHNNAQVGIRLQKSIDHNGLMISRMALTGGKSPVKYLEAFNITLFLTSYKEEVTDAIQQGFPAAHMSTQTIRSPSETQLRVAFDLDAVLFSDESEKIYKEKGLQGFLENEIEHRDIPLSEGPLKRFAEALGRMQKKFERQDINNCPIRTYIVTSRDAIVGQRALKTLRHWGLEIDECFFMAGAPKDGVLAAIIPHIFFDDQISHISQAREKGTPSAHVSYGVSRDYEKEKMKSAKKDLKF